agaaatacgacaggacaggctcgactttcagcattagcttcgatggcaatagaaaagaaggaagaaagaaaggaggatggatattgtgtacagttaaaaaggatttttggtgagtaaaatatggctagattcctaaataatatttcaattgtgggctccggttctgatatctgaaaagctccagtgtttgtatttaagctccagtgtttatatttaatctccagtgtttgtatttaatcactacaTGCTGCTtcgaagtggattttacccaattttagtgcaatttttgcagtttcgccattgacgtccatcgctgtcttttcccggggaaatcacccccctggcccggttgtaatgtctgaaaagctccagtatttgtatttaatcaacaaatgctgctaggaagtggcttttaccccattttagtgcaatttttgccgtttcgcgtatggacgtatcgacgttcatcactgtctttccccccgggaaatgatactccgggcccggttctgatgtctaaaaagctccagtatttgtatttaatcaataaatgctgttttcggctggattttacaccatttttgggcaatgtttgccggtacaccattgacgttcatcgctgtcttttcccgggaaaccCACcgccctggcccggttgtaatgtctgaaaagctccagtatttgtatttaatcattaaatgctgctaggaagtggattttaccccattttttttttgcattgatttattgattttttttttatgtgtcgcagctgtagctgcagtagaggttttatagccataaaatagtttttgagggttggatagATTCGTTGCAAGGACCGCCACCGGTAAGATTACATTTTAAGTGTTGAAgtgattatttcaaaatacactaGGCTcaacatgtgtcaaaccgattccgctgagggccgcagtgggtcctggtctttgttccaaccgatccagtgtagacattttaaccaatcaggtgtcttctaaaatattaaagtagcacctgactttaattaatcgattacacttgcaaaaggtattctcttgttgagttggaatgaaaacctgcacccactgcggccctttgaggaccgttttgacacccctgcgtgACTAGACATCTGCGTGTGCAGCCCAGTATGATGAAATTAACAGGTGGTAAATGATCATACAAGATCGTGATAATCACTATCATGAGTGTAGAAAATATTGCAAGTCTCATCCGGCTCCCTGAGCTTTTCAAACAAAGCCAAAAAGAAGTTGATATTGGCTTCAATTTCAGGTTGTGGCGGTTCCATGGtgtctggaaaaaaagcaaaagggcACCATTACATAAGATGAATCATtgacaaggcttttttttttaataaacactgaaacCTACGCCTAGAAAATCCTAGCACTGACAGAACAAGCTGTTTCCAAAGCCTTATTTCacataatatttgtttttattcactcaaattcatcagggttGTTAACAGCAATCTTTACTTTCTATGTCAACCCTTTCAGTAATTTCaacaatataaacaaaaaataaaagagatAAAACTACAGCAATCACATCATTGGCAGCAAATATCAAAAGATCAGCAATGTAAAAACAATTCAAGattttcattattaaaattCTATGAGCTGTTTCCAATATTCAAAATCCTATTCTTTGACATTGACCGATGAATTTAACCAGCTCACGGACAACACTTGATTAGCTCAATTTCGCCACATTTTCTTAATGCTTGGCCATTGCTCATTCCTAATACATTATGGATGTaaaatctttacattttttataaacatatgCATGAGCTTGTTGCCCAAAAGAtacaaatgtaacattttttttctccatttgtttAATGCTAACATATGAACACGTTATACAAGGCCAGATTTGAACCCAAAACTTCCATACTGTGAGAAAAAATAATCCACCAATATGTTTATTAAAATGGCTtccttattttttcccctcattaaaacaatgtttaaaatgtttaatcgTACTCCCAAACAtggttatttgttgttattatgtTGTCAAATTGTATCTATTTAAAATTTGACAGTAAATGTTCATTTATACTagaattattaatattaataaaacgGATTGAAGTGACTCCAAATAGAGTTGCTGTGGAGAAATTCTGTTGAATTGCTTAATGGTTTTTCCACCGTAATTCTCCAGAACACTTATATTTCTCGTTTAAACTTGTTTTCTTGTTGGCAAGGATCGAAACTATTCCTTGATGAGGAATTTGTTGGggattctaaaaaaaatcatcttaatAGTGCATGATGCTGCCTGATAAATtggatttgacttcaaaagtgaaTTTATGTTTGAAACACTTATCCTGGATCTTTACCGACACATTTTATACGGATTGCAAGTGACTCCAAATAGAGTTGCTGAGGAGAAATTCGGTTGAATTGCTTGACGGTGCTCCACCGTAATTCTCCAGAACACTTGTGTTTCTTGTTTAAACTTGTTTTCTTGTTGACAAGGATCTATTTGGGCGTGACAATCTAAATActataaaaatgtccaattggTTTAGTGAGAACACATTTTCCCCGACGTGTAATCCTGAGGCAGGCTCGGTGAGTACAGcatttgtttataaaaatgtaaagattTTTCATCCATAATGTATTAGGGATGAGCAACGGCCAAGCGTTAAGAAAATGTGGTGAAATTGAGCTAATCAAGTCTTGTCTTTGAGTTGGTTAAATTCATCGGTCAATGTCAAAGAATAGGATTTTGAATATTGGAAACAGCTCATAGaattttaataatgaaaatCTTGAATTGTTTTTACATTGCTGATCTTTTAATATTTGCTGCCAATGATGTGATTGCTGTAGTTTtatctcttttattttttaagcataggtttcagtgtttatttaaaaagagcCTTGTCAATGATTCATCTTATGTATTGGTACCCTttcgctttttttttccagacaccATGGAATCGACACAACCTGAAATTGAAGCCAATGTCAACTTCTTTTTGGCTTTGTTCAAAAAGCTCAGGGAGGGGGATGAGACTTGCAATATTTGCTACTCCCCGTTCAGCATCTCCGTAGTCCTGGCCATGCTGTATCGGGTGTGCGGGGGTAACACAGCAGCACAAATCTTAcaggtaaaatgtaaaaaaataattaaaaaaacacggcAGAATGGTGTTTATCAAGAATAATCTGAAACGAGCCCAAAATTCCCAAATCCTTATACCTATTTATTCTGATTTTGCATGCAGGTCCTCCGCCTCTCAGGGGCAAAGCAACCCACGAAGGAAACTGAAAAACCAATGAAGACGCTGTCTCACATGAAAAAGGAGTTGCAGCTGCAACTGGAACAGACCAGTACAACGCAAAATTCCCTGAAACAGGTGGAAAGCGATGACAAATGCTATTTAAACGTATCGAGATTTCATTTTAAACAATAGTGACATGATTTACCGTGACACAATGTTCAATTTATTGGATATCAGACAGGTTTATCCgtttttttgcaggttttgACCCAGGTCAAAAGTGAGGAAGACATCTACGCTGTCATTCACCAACATTTCATCGAATCAACTAATGGATTTCTTTTCGATATTGACAATTGGCTATACTTTGAGGAACACATTTACACATTTGTTGAGGTGCGTGTTCTGGCTATTATTATTTGGAAAAAGgatttattgaaatatttttacaaacgGCTGACTCAGGAGGTTTTTTTGCTCCCCTCATTAAAGAACGTTTGAAGTGTTTAATTAGAAGACAATGCAAATTGCTTCAGAATAAGATATCAAATCTATTCTGAGATGAGGTATTGATCATATCCTAACAAAGAAGGTACAAAGTACGAGAATGCAATTTTCTGTCCAGAAATTCATACAATATCGTACTTTCCAGGGGTTTATTGCAGAAAACAAGGCGAACTACAAAGCTGAACTGGACAAACATGCAAAGACAGGTACAAAGAACATTAAGAGCTGGGTAGAagagaaatgattttttttttattcgttaCAATATCTATTGCAGTAAGCAAACTGTTCAACATTAACATTTTGAGTTGAAACAATACTATATTAAGAATGGAAAAACTACTATAAATCACATATTCTCAACACCCCGACAAGATACACAAATTTCTAAACCTCTCACAATGTGCCAGGCACTTTAATAACAAATTTTCTTCAGCATAGTGTCAActgcatctgtgtgtgtgtgtgtgtgtatgttgggtGTAAAACGATAAATGACCTTTGGCAGGTCAAATCAAGAAGCTGATCAAGGACAAACGGGAAGTGGAAATCCTACTGCTGTTGGTCAATAAGATGTTTTTCATAAGCAGATGGAAGCATGTGTTCAACGACTGTTTAACTTATGAAACGCCCTTTCACATTAATAAGGTAAAATTGTTCAAATATATCGCTTTTTTGGGGCGTGAAATTGCTTATTAAAACAGTTGCAATTTAGTGTATAATCTAGATTACTAATAGTTATTGAAAAGGTTCAGAATTTACTTGTCATAAGTGTGAGGTGAGAAGTTTTACAGAatacatatatatccatattcatttttttctcttatctTTAGAATGACACTAAGAGTGTAATGATGATGTTCCAGCAGAATCGTTTCAATTTGTTCGACATCCCTGAAGCAACCTGTcaggtaaaacaaaacaacttttgatgtgtgtgtgtgtgtgtgtgtgtgtgtgtgtgtgtgtgtgtgtgtgtgtgtgtgtgtgtgtgtgtgtgtgtgtgtgtgtgtgtgcacgtgtttaTTTGACAATTACATCCGTGCCAATACTGACTAAACTAATTAAAAATCTAATACCCAAGTGTGAGAAGAATAAAACGATATATCCGTTCACATTTGATTTCCTTTCAAATTAaatctaaattatttttggaCAGATCCTAGAGATGCCTTTTGGAGGAGACGTTTTTAGCATGCTCATTTTCCTTCCCAATGAAATAGAAGATCGCACAACCGGTTTGGAGAAGGTAAAACATGACATGTTTAATCAGAAAAACAACGAGGTGAAATGTCAATAGAGAACCATTCAATCTGATTATTATCCACTTCACAGTTGCAACGGGAACTCAACTATAAGAAAATGATGGAGTGGACTTCTTCAGACCAGTGTTGTAGCTGGGTCACCGTGGGGCTGCCTCGATTCACCATGGAATTCTCGTACGACTTAACTGTTCAGCTGATCAGCATGGGCATGGTGGATGCTTTCGACCGCAAGAAAAGTGATTTCTCCGGTAAGAAATAAGCTCTCTGGAAATCACCCAACAGatagaatgaatacatttacggCATAACATCAAATAGGGGAAAATGCAAAGTGAATTCTGCTCTGGCAAAGACAAGACAAAATGTcactcattgtttttattgtaatttgATTTCAGGCATATCTACAGAAAAGGACTGCGTACTGTCAAAATTCATCCATAAGGCTTCTGTGGAGGTGAATGAATGGGGGACCTTTGCCAATGCAGAGACCGACTCCATGATTGCTCGTCAAACACTGTTAACCAGTAATCCTCAACTATCAAAGCATTACACCCCCAAATACTTCATCGCTGACCATcccttcctcttcttcatccgATATAACCCCTGCAACACAATCCTGTTTGCTG
This Stigmatopora argus isolate UIUO_Sarg chromosome 17, RoL_Sarg_1.0, whole genome shotgun sequence DNA region includes the following protein-coding sequences:
- the LOC144092123 gene encoding leukocyte elastase inhibitor-like, with the translated sequence MESTQPEIEANVNFFLALFKKLREGDETCNICYSPFSISVVLAMLYRVCGGNTAAQILQVLRLSGAKQPTKETEKPMKTLSHMKKELQLQLEQTSTTQNSLKQVESDDKCYLNVLTQVKSEEDIYAVIHQHFIESTNGFLFDIDNWLYFEEHIYTFVEGFIAENKANYKAELDKHAKTGQIKKLIKDKREVEILLLLVNKMFFISRWKHVFNDCLTYETPFHINKNDTKSVMMMFQQNRFNLFDIPEATCQILEMPFGGDVFSMLIFLPNEIEDRTTGLEKLQRELNYKKMMEWTSSDQCCSWVTVGLPRFTMEFSYDLTVQLISMGMVDAFDRKKSDFSGISTEKDCVLSKFIHKASVEVNEWGTFANAETDSMIARQTLLTSNPQLSKHYTPKYFIADHPFLFFIRYNPCNTILFAGQYTSP